One genomic window of Parus major isolate Abel chromosome 11, Parus_major1.1, whole genome shotgun sequence includes the following:
- the TPPP3 gene encoding tubulin polymerization-promoting protein family member 3 has protein sequence MAGNAEMASLEESFRKFAIYGDTKATGQEMNGKNWAKLCKDCKVTDGKSVTSTDVDIVFSKVKGKTARVINYEEFKKALEELAPKRFKDKSKEEAYEAICQLVAGKEPINVGVTKAKTVGAVERLTDTSKYTGSHKERFDESGKGKGKSGRENIVDTSGYVSAYKNAGTYDAKVKK, from the exons atGGCCGGGAACGCTGAGATGGCATCTCTGGAGGAGAGCTTCCGTAAATTCGCCATCTACGGTGACACCAAAGCAACGGGGCAGGAGATGAATGGGAAGAACTGGGCTAAGCTGTGCAAAGACTGCAAAGTCACCGACGGCAAAAGCGTCACCAGCACTGATGTGGACATTGTCTTCTCCAAGGTGAA AGGGAAGACAGCCCGTGTCATCAACTATGAGGAGTTCAAGAAGGCGCTGGAAGAGCTGGCCCCCAAGAGGTTTAAGGACAAGAGCAAAGAGGAGGCGTATGAAGCCATCTGCCAGCTggtggcagggaaggagcccATTAACGTGGGCGTCACG AAAGCCAAGACAGTGGGAGCCGTGGAGAGGCTGACGGACACCTCCAAGTACACGGGCTCCCACAAGGAGCGCTTCGACGAGAGCGGCAAGGGCAAGGGCAAGAGCGGGCGGGAGAACATCGTGGACACCAGCGGCTACGTCAGTGCCTACAAGAACGCGGGCACCTACGACGCCAAAGTCAAAAAGTAG